Proteins from one Setaria italica strain Yugu1 chromosome V, Setaria_italica_v2.0, whole genome shotgun sequence genomic window:
- the LOC101779769 gene encoding pentatricopeptide repeat-containing protein At3g46790, chloroplastic translates to MSAPASPHTSLLHFPHRPFGSRRPKLTRLRCLASLAPASSGASPANDNHLIQTLCAHGRLARAAALLQGLPAPTQRTYESLLLAAARAGDAALAAAVHRRLEADPVFRSDPFLSTRLIDAYAALSALPAARQVFDEAPEKNIFVWNAMLKALALADHGEEALARLADMGRLGVPVDSYSYAHGLKACIAGSASHAPASARVREMHAHAIRRGYGLHTHVATTLIDCYAKLGIVTYAERVFAWMPERNVVSWSAMIGCYAKNERPGDAIELFQEMIASDADLVPNSITIVSVLHACAVVNALGQGKVLHAYILRRGFDSLVSVLNALMAMYMKCGCLQIGRYIFDWIGRRRDVVSWNSLISGYGMHGFGRESLQVFEEMIKEGISPSIITFVSVLGACSHAGFVEEGKKLFESMVEYNVTPRAEHYACMVDLLGRAGRLDEAVELIQSMRIGPSPQVWGSLLGACRIHGHVEYAEMACSHLFDLEPRNAGNYILLADIYAQAKLQNQVDVLKELLEEHALEKVPGCSWIEVKKKLYSFGSVDDKNPQVEELQALIGEFVTQMKNEGYVPDTRTVLYDIEEEEKERILLGHSEKLAVAFGLINTSRGEPIRITKNLRLCEDCHSVTKFISKFTEREIIVRDVNRFHHFRDGVCSCRDYW, encoded by the coding sequence atgtccgcccccgcctccccgcACACCTCCTTACTCCACTTCCCCCACCGCCCGTTCGGGTCCCGGCGGCCGAAGCTGACGCGCCTCAGGTGCCTCGCGTCGCTCGCGCCCGCGTCATCGGGCGCTTCGCCGGCGAACGACAACCACCTAATACAGACGCTCTGCGCCCACGGGCGCCTCGCCCGGGCCGCGGCGCTCCTCCAGGGGCTCCCGGCGCCCACGCAGCGCACCTACGAatcgctcctcctcgccgccgcgcgggccggggacgccgcgctcgccgccgccgtgcaccgCCGGCTCGAGGCCGACCCCGTGTTCCGCTCGGACCCCTTCCTGTCGACCCGCCTCATCGACGCCTACGCAGCGCTCAGCGCGCTCCCGGCCGCGCGCCAGGTGTTCGACGAGGCGCCCGAGAAGAACATCTTCGTGTGGAACGCGATGCTCAAGgcgctcgcgctcgccgacCATGGCGAGGAGGCGCTCGCGCGTCTGGCCGACATGGGCCGGCTAGGCGTCCCCGTCGACAGCTACAGCTACGCGCACGGGCTTAAGGCCTGCATTGCAGGGTCAGCGTCGCACGCACCGGCCTCTGCCCGTGTACGGGAGATGCACGCTCATGCCATTCGTCGCGGCTATGGATTGCACACGCATGTCGCCACCACTCTTATTGACTGCTATGCGAAGCTTGGGATTGTCACCTATGCAGAGCGTGTGTTTGCTTGGATGCCCGAGAGGAATGTTGTGTCATGGAGTGCCATGATTGGATGCTACGCCAAGAATGAGCGCCCTGGTGATGCGATTGAGCTCTTCCAGGAGATGATAGCTTCTGATGCAGACCTGGTACCGAACTCAATCACAATTGTTAGCGTTTTGCATGCTTGTGCTGTGGTGAATGCGCTTGGGCAGGGCAAAGTGCTGCATGCATATATCCTTCGGAGGGGTTTTGACTCACTTGTTTCCGTGCTCAACGCATTGATGGCAATGTACATGAAATGTGGATGCCTTCAAATCGGGCGGTACATCTTCGATTGGATAGGACGTAGGAGGGATGTTGTGTCATGGAATTCACTTATATCTGGATATGGAATGCATGGCTTTGGGCGTGAGTCACTCCAAGTGTTTGAGGAGATGATCAAGGAGGGCATTTCACCAAGTATCATCACATTTGTCAGTGTGCTTGGGGCTTGTAGCCATGCTGGATTTGTGGAGGAGGGAAAGAAGCTCTTTGAATCAATGGTGGAGTACAATGTCACACCTCGTGCAGAGCACTATGCTTGCATGGTTGACCTTCTTGGTCGTGCTGGGCGTTTGGATGAAGCTGTGGAGTTGATACAGAGCATGCGCATTGGACCAAGCCCTCAAGTTTGGGGCTCACTTCTTGGAGCTTGCAGGATTCATGGCCATGTTGAGTATGCTGAGATGGCATGCTCTCATCTCTTCGATCTTGAACCCCGAAATGCTGGAAATTATATCCTGCTGGCAGATATTTATGCTCAAGCTAAATTGCAGAACCAAGTTGATGTGCTAAAGGAGCTACTTGAAGAGCATGCTTTGGAGAAGGTGCCAGGTTGTAGCTGGATAGAGGTTAAGAAGAAGCTGTACTCTTTTGGCTCTGTGGATGACAAGAACCCACAGGTGGAGGAGCTGCAAGCCCTGATAGGTGAGTTTGTGACTCAGATGAAGAACGAGGGTTATGTTCCTGACACACGAACTGTTCTGTATGATATtgaagaggaggaaaaggagaggaTTCTGCTTGGCCATAGTGAGAAATTGGCAGTTGCTTTTGGGCTTATCAACACCAGCAGGGGAGAGCCTATCAGGATCACCAAGAACCTGAGGCTGTGCGAGGACTGTCATTCAGTCACCAAGTTCATCTCCAAATTCACAGAGCGAGAGATTATCGTGAGGGATGTGAATCGGTTTCACCACTTCAGGGATGGAGTTTGCTCATGCAGGGACTATTGGTGA